The segment atcCGCACCACTTTTCTGCAGCCAGTAGAAACAGCAGAACTACTGGCTGCAGAACTACCCTCCCCCCTCTTCCAAGTAATATTTACACCGAGATCCCTGTAAATCTGTCCATGAATTTTGAGTTATTTagtatacgcacacacacacacacacacacacacacacaaatgtttgttCTTCTATGAGGACATTCATTGGCATAGTGCAGTTCCTGGTCCCTTACCCtgaagtcttaaccctcaaacagaaGGAGACGATCAAAATGTCTCTGTggggcaggggtgtccaaacattttatcccgagggccacatatagaaaaaaataagaaggtCTGGGCCACCTCAGgctgccacgcccccctgccctggagcagaCTGTTGGCagtgggggggcgtggcggcgttctgagggacagctgcaatacagtgggccatagtccatcacattacatttcatttatccaaagcgacttacaataagttcaTTCAATGGTACAAAAACGGAACAactttttttgaggcgggccaatttaaaatggagtttggacacccctgctgtagggtctatgcttaaaatgaAAGTATAagaactctcacacacacacacacacacaggggtgagAACAATACACTGCAGCATAATAAACTTTTACTGTGAACCCGAAAAGCTGATACCTGGCAGCCAAGGCAGTTATAGTGACATTCCAAACTGACACTCAacaaaatgccccccccccagtgacAGTGATATATTATTAGTTACGAAATGAAAACCAGCCACACCCTGTGAGAGCGGCCTATAAAGAGGGaggatgtgtgcagcagccttTACACCGCTCCAGACTCCTGGAACAACAGGTAAACTCCTCTGGTCTTTGATTCTCACCAAACTTATTTGCATCTGATTTATTCCTCAaacactgattatttctgtgtatGTTCAGTTTTGAACTTGAACCTGAGAGGACCAGCATCATGACGcctgttttcctcctcctcctcttcttctccatgACGGCCATCGCTCCGGTGAGTTTCAACACTGGGATCATGATGTTACACTCTGCTGGCATCTTCACATTATCAGCTGAGATCAAAATCATCTCTGTCATGAGCGTGGTGACGACGTGTTTGAGAAATAATTGAGTTGGTTTTTAAGGATTTctacaattttatttaattttaaacagaaagaaaaatgatgtAATGATGTGTAACGTTGTGACTTTGTGTTGCAGGGTGAAGCTGAAAAAGGTGAGATGAATAATGAAGAGTTCTCCAGATAATAATGCTGAGGCTGTTTATAATTCCCATGTTAAATCGCTGCCACCTGTTTCTGATATTTCCTGCTCACTGTGTTTACCTGCAGACATCTCTGAAATCATCGAAGAGGCTAATAATGGCTCAAGTGAGAAAGAACtttcattttcaacttttatGGCATAACTCGAAAAAcgtgatgaataaataaagtgacaATTGATGCGGAGGCATCTGATTGGTCGATCCACATTTGCCAAGGATCAGATTCGTCAATTATGAGCATTTGATATCTGTGAAATACGTATAACTGGTTTAAAGTGTCTACATTGTTGCTCTGCAGCAAACCTGGTGGATGGTGACGTGGTGGAAACTTCCCTGAGGAACGCAGCTAGTTGCACATACTATGGCTGCAAGTGGCCCAAACGTGGATCCATAGTCTATGTGCCGGTGTATATCTCCACTCGTTTCTGTGAGTAAAAGTTTGACcaacaaaaaactaaacactAAACTCTAATCAAAGTGAAGATGAGTGAAAGCCTTTACCTTGCCTCTGCAGCAAGTGCAGAGCGCAACACCATCATCAGAGGCCTGGTGTCATTCCACAGCTCCACGTGCATTCGCTTTGTTTGGAGAAGGTACGCGTCGCAGAGGGATTACATCTACTTTTACTCTGGACCTGGGTaagagtacacacacaaacacacacatatggtaCCATTGCAGAAGAACGTGGTAAATATGAATAGTGAATCCCATATGTCAGGAGTAAAGGAGGATGTTGTGCGTCATTAACTACCGACTCGTTCTACTGTACaaatgtccatctgtctgtatgtggaaagATCTTATCTGCTTCTCAACTGGAGCCTGACAAGGGGAGAGAGATGACAGGAATCCAATTGGCAGGAGAAAGTGtcagtttctttgttttacaatgatttcactttgtgtgtgtgtgtgtgtttaattgtcAGGTGCTCCTCTAACATTGGCCGTAAGGGTGGACATCAGTTTATCTCCCTGAAGAAAGGCGGGTGTGTGTACCACTCCATAGTGCAGCATGAGATCCTCCACGCTCTTGGTTTCCACCACGAGCACAAGCGCAGCGACAGGGACAGATATGTTCGAATCAACTGGGCGAACATCAAGCCAAGTAAGCTCACCCACAGAagactttattctttattttatctgttGTACAAACGTAAACTAAGTTGGTCATCAATATTTCTACCAGCCTGGTCATTGGTCTGCACCTTGGGTCCcgtgaaacaacaacaaaacggATACACAAGCATGATTACAttaggaaacaaaaaacaaggagATCACAAGTccaaattgaataaaaaaaaaaccaacaCAGATCCTAAAGTTTGTCCAACACAAAattcacaaagaaacaaacgcATCAAATGTCCAAAGACTATCAAGTCTTCTAAAAGAGGGTAAATCCCAACAAGAGGAGGTGTTTTACAAACTCTGCTGCTGGTTGTGTAGTTGACAAACTACTGTTTTGTTTTGGACTTAAATGTTTGATACTGAAAAAAATCTGAGGTGAAAGTGTAAAAGCTGagtttgaatgttttaaatgttctctCCATCTGTGCAGGTCAGAAACACAACTTTAACAGAGCTCGGACTAACAATTTGTGGACTGGATATGACTTCAACTCTGTCATGCATTACAGCAAGTAAGTGCTTGTGTGAGTGCACACgtgtttttattaaatgaaGAAATCCTCATCTTCCCTGAAGATACTTGACTGAGACCTATTCTCGAAACTGATTCCTTTTTTAGTTTGATCGaagatattttgtttttgtactgtaagattattttttataatatgagaattataataaaacaacagtagaGTAAGAAACATGAATTGAGGAAAGAGGAAGTGTGTgcaggtgtttgtttgtggccaCGTCAATAAACCAATAATGTTGTGCTTTTCTCCTGCTAAAGGAACGCCTTCTCCAGAAATGGAAAGCCCACCATCGTCGGCACGAATCCATCCCAAACATTTGGAGGTGCCAGATCCATGAGCAAAAATGACATCCTCCGCGTCAACAGGCTTTACAGATGCTGTGAGTAAACATAAAGTCCTACAGTTAACAGATGTAAGGACTCCACGAATACAGTTTGCAGATctaattgttttaaattttcCCGTTGATGACAGAAGGAACCGTTGGACCTACAGAGAGTTCACCTGTCGGGACATCCTGACTTCTGATGCACACTAACAACATCATTCaacagcagcaggaaatgtgaacATGTGATGGAGATGGTCTCACCACAGCTGTAGGTTAGCTCCTGTGAGCAGTTGGTCCGGTATTCTGAAGAAGCCCAATAAAAAATCAATTGATCTGGTTTTTGTTCTTTGTGCTGAGGTTAAGCCAAATATTAGTAAAAAACTTGAGGGTAATTAATCagccttttttttgttaaatcattttctcaCTTCTTGATTTGTTAtaatacaaagagtatgatttGGTGATGggtttactgaatgttcgaaaGCAACAAAATATGATCCATAACTCAAAATAGACACACTTCTAATTTCACTGCAATAATTTCAcagcaataaaaaaatgacaaaaaaagccTTGGTCAAATGTCTTCTTTGATGCTTATGGTTTTTCAAGGTTCTCAGTTGAtcattcttttgttttattattagatATTTAACAAATTATGATTTATAATCAATGACTTTACTCATCTCTACACTAGTTATTTCCATAGTAGTTTTTACTTCCACCTGAAGGAGGCAGTATTCCACCATCATCCTAACACCATGGGTTTTCCCAGCTTGTCAGTGCAGGTACTTCCTTGACCATGACACCATCACTActataga is part of the Pleuronectes platessa chromosome 1, fPlePla1.1, whole genome shotgun sequence genome and harbors:
- the LOC128443005 gene encoding high choriolytic enzyme 2: MTPVFLLLLFFSMTAIAPGEAEKDISEIIEEANNGSTNLVDGDVVETSLRNAASCTYYGCKWPKRGSIVYVPVYISTRFSSAERNTIIRGLVSFHSSTCIRFVWRRYASQRDYIYFYSGPGCSSNIGRKGGHQFISLKKGGCVYHSIVQHEILHALGFHHEHKRSDRDRYVRINWANIKPSQKHNFNRARTNNLWTGYDFNSVMHYSKNAFSRNGKPTIVGTNPSQTFGGARSMSKNDILRVNRLYRC